GGCGAGGCGCGAGCGGCGACGGCCGGCGCGGTCGGAAAGGGGCATCATTCTCCTCGGTGGGATGGGGAGCGCGGGTGGGCTTCCATACCGATGGTGGCATTTAGGCAAGCCTAACCTAAGAAGCGCTCTCCTGTTCCCGAATCTCCCCCTGCAATCCCCGGAGGGCGCCGCGCAGAGCCCGCTCCGCGTCCAGACCCTGAGCCTTCGCGGTCGCCACGATCCCCAGCAGCAGCGGACCGAGCTCGTCCTCGCTGCCGAAGCGGACTCCGCCCGCCCCGGACCGTGCGGGGAGCCCGGCCTTCTGGGCACGGCCGAGCAGCTTGTCCGCGAGCGCGAGCGCGGGCATCCCCAGCGGGACCCCGTCGAGCACGCTCGTGCGGTCCGGCTTCTCCTGCTTCTTCAGCTCGTCCCAGAAGCCGGCGACCTCCTCCGCCGTCTCCGCCGTGAGGCCGCCGCCGAAGACGTGCGGATGCCGGCCGACCATCTTCCGCGTCATCCGCTCGGCGACATCCTGGATGTCGAAGCCCTCACCCGGGGTGTGCGCGGCGATATCGGCATGGAACAGCACCTGGTAGAGCACATCGCCCAGCTCCTCGAGCATCACGTCCCGGTCGCCGGTCTCGATCGCCTCGATGAGCTCGTACGTCTCCTCGACGAGGTACGGCACGAGCGACTCGTGGGTCTGGTCGGCGTCCCACGGGCAGCCGCCGGGGGCGCGGAGACGGGACATGACGGCGATGAGCTCGTCGAGCTTGGTTTGCACGCCCCCATCCTCTCACCGCCGTGGTCGTCTCACCGCCTTCGGCCTCTCACCGCCGTCGGCGCGAGCGCGCCCGGTAGACTGGCTCCCCGGTGTGCCGGGAAGTCTGGTCGGCGTGGACTCCCCTGTGTACGCGCGAGCGCGAGAAAAGGCTTCCCATGAGCATCATCCGTTCCGAGCGGACCGCCGCCGGTCTCCTCCTCGGCGCCGCCGCCCTCGGCCTCCTGCTGGCGAACGCCCCGGCCGGACCCGCACTGCTCGGCCT
This genomic window from Leifsonia xyli subsp. cynodontis DSM 46306 contains:
- a CDS encoding MazG family protein; protein product: MQTKLDELIAVMSRLRAPGGCPWDADQTHESLVPYLVEETYELIEAIETGDRDVMLEELGDVLYQVLFHADIAAHTPGEGFDIQDVAERMTRKMVGRHPHVFGGGLTAETAEEVAGFWDELKKQEKPDRTSVLDGVPLGMPALALADKLLGRAQKAGLPARSGAGGVRFGSEDELGPLLLGIVATAKAQGLDAERALRGALRGLQGEIREQESAS